A part of Crassostrea angulata isolate pt1a10 chromosome 5, ASM2561291v2, whole genome shotgun sequence genomic DNA contains:
- the LOC128185027 gene encoding uncharacterized protein LOC128185027 has translation MILSRLLAPGAAQLARCSHRKIHTSASRFGGHPRGIPASERTYKVFRGRSPPNDIVLFFGTIGMLLAYTRISYFMIAHYDHWTGGHFVVPKWYDFTDEELGIPPDELGLLKPEAA, from the exons ATGATTTTATCGCGGCTGCTGGCGCCTGGCGCTGCCCAGCTAGCACGATGTTCCCACAGAAAAATTCACACGTCCGCCTCACGATTCGGTGGTCATCCTCGTGGAATCCCTGCAAG TGAAAGAACATACAAGGTTTTCCGTGGGAGGTCCCCACCAAATGATATAGTGCTTTTTTTTGGTACCATAGGAATGCTCTTGGCATATACCAGAATATCATATTTCATGATTGCCCATTACGACCACTGGACG GGCGGACATTTTGTAGTACCTAAATGGTATGACTTTACAGACGAAGAGCTGGGAATTCCACCAGATGAATTGGGACTGCTAAAACCAGAAGCGGCATAG
- the LOC128185002 gene encoding cholecystokinin receptor type A-like gives MSARNHSSYSYELVLELNSLFAKRSAQTSAVTIAIIVIGTIGNIFVLAAYWKLFKRKSKQLKGRYFMPHLAAADLIACAVGSFVFLYFDFHRLIFTSDVGCRLSTFAAWSTNSVSVLMLLVISVNRYLKICRPHHQQMTLYWKRAALIIITVVSIISCAPFLYFSGVRQGRTNTTEFADVIDLPPHLHNKVLPYHQCATAKDNTIWWKIYYSALFVVQFGNMVAMIVLYVPMGKIIYEKYRQNKLSRTISRTAGLSDDRGTNTANNESNDESGVHSTDIVESSEVTSRNVTDLTQVRKHRGRQHKAWNNAKNRFTIMFLVVVIVYAITNLPTFVFLYTYFENDRFRRYFISDSNFEVFNLVLSLPRIHLINNIVNPFIYGYFDLTFRKEVKAICASIIVKPKQICCSRCS, from the coding sequence ATGAGTGCTAGGAACCATTCGAGCTATTCATATGAGCTTGTGTTGGAACTTAACAGTTTGTTTGCCAAAAGAAGCGCCCAAACGTCCGCCGTGACCATCGCCATTATAGTTATTGGAACGATCGGAAACATTTTCGTCCTGGCCGCTTATTGGAAATTATTCAAACGCAAGAGTAAGCAGCTCAAAGGTCGTTATTTCATGCCCCATTTGGCGGCGGCCGACCTCATTGCGTGCGCTGTCGGAAGCTTCGTCTTTCTCTACTTTGATTTTCATCGACTGATTTTCACATCTGACGTCGGGTGTCGACTGTCGACTTTCGCGGCTTGGTCCACCAATTCTGTGTCGGTACTTATGTTGCTCGTCATATCAGTCAACAGGTACCTTAAGATCTGTCGTCCACACCACCAACAGATGACGCTATATTGGAAGCGAGCCGCACTTATAATCATCACCGTTGTTTCTATTATCTCATGTGCGCCATTTTTGTACTTTTCTGGTGTTCGTCAGGGTCGAACGAACACGACAGAGTTTGCTGACGTCATCGACCTTCCTCCACATTTGCATAACAAGGTCCTACCGTACCACCAATGTGCCACTGCTAAAGATAACACTATTTGGTGGAAGATCTATTACAGTGCTCTGTTCGTTGTGCAGTTTGGAAACATGGTGGCCATGATAGTACTGTACGTGCCAATGGGTAAGATAATCTACGAGAAGTACAGACAGAACAAATTATCACGCACAATATCGCGAACGGCGGGACTGTCGGACGATCGAGGAACGAACACAGCCAACAACGAATCTAACGACGAAAGCGGCGTCCACAGTACCGACATCGTGGAGTCCAGTGAGGTTACCTCCCGAAATGTGACCGATCTAACCCAGGTTCGCAAACATCGTGGACGACAACACAAAGCATGGAATAATGCCAAAAACCGGTTTACCATCATGTTTCTGGTTGTCGTGATAGTGTACGCGATCACCAACCTCCCGACTTTCGTATTTCTGTACACGTACTTTGAGAACGATAGATTTCGGAGATATTTTATTAGTGATTCGAACTTTGAGGTGTTTAATTTAGTTTTGTCTCTACCACGAATACATCTCATTAATAACATTGTAAACCCTTTCATCTATGGATATTTCGATTTGACCTTTAGAAAAGAGGTCAAGGCCATTTGTGCTAGCATCATTGTTAAACCAAAACAAATATGCTGTTCTCGGTGTTCTTAG